In Candidatus Sedimenticola sp. (ex Thyasira tokunagai), the following proteins share a genomic window:
- the meaB gene encoding methylmalonyl Co-A mutase-associated GTPase MeaB: MPDPVELSQEILAGNRRALARAITLVESTRVDHRESATELLQQLAPHTGKSIRIGISGVPGAGKSTFIESIGNHIIDQGHRLAVLAVDPSSALSGGSILGDKTRMETLSRRPEAFIRPSPSAGTLGGVTRRTRETMLLCEAAGHDVVLVETVGVGQSETAVAEMTDMFLLLLIPGGGDDLQGIKRGIMELADLILMNKADGVLEATARHSAADYVAALSLLHPRTRNWQVPVKTCSALEGQGIAEAWELIGDYRDTLTASGELTERRAEQARSWMWSETADSLLTSLRKHPVIQSKIPQLEAAVARGDLPPTLAAAQLLDLFLKQD; the protein is encoded by the coding sequence TTGCCTGATCCAGTAGAGCTGAGTCAGGAGATATTGGCCGGCAATCGCCGTGCTCTGGCCCGCGCCATTACCCTGGTGGAGTCCACTCGGGTCGATCACCGGGAGTCGGCAACTGAGCTGCTGCAACAGCTGGCGCCTCATACCGGAAAGTCGATCCGCATCGGTATCTCAGGCGTACCCGGTGCCGGCAAGTCCACATTTATCGAATCTATTGGCAACCATATTATCGACCAGGGGCACCGCCTGGCAGTACTGGCGGTGGATCCCTCATCCGCTCTCAGTGGTGGCTCCATCCTTGGTGACAAGACCCGCATGGAGACCCTCTCCCGGCGACCCGAAGCTTTTATCCGTCCATCGCCCTCTGCAGGTACTTTAGGCGGTGTCACCCGCCGTACCCGAGAGACCATGCTGCTGTGTGAGGCAGCCGGTCACGATGTGGTATTGGTTGAGACTGTCGGTGTCGGTCAGTCGGAGACCGCTGTGGCGGAGATGACCGACATGTTTCTGCTGCTGCTGATTCCCGGTGGCGGTGATGATCTCCAGGGGATAAAACGCGGCATCATGGAGTTGGCCGATTTGATCCTGATGAACAAGGCGGACGGTGTGCTGGAGGCGACTGCCCGGCATTCGGCCGCAGACTATGTTGCCGCCCTCAGCCTGCTCCACCCCCGCACCCGTAACTGGCAGGTGCCGGTAAAGACCTGTTCCGCCCTGGAGGGACAGGGTATTGCCGAGGCGTGGGAGTTGATTGGTGACTATCGTGACACGCTGACTGCCAGTGGTGAACTGACCGAGCGCCGCGCTGAACAGGCACGCAGTTGGATGTGGAGTGAAACCGCCGATAGTCTCCTTACCTCCTTGCGGAAGCACCCTGTGATTCAGTCGAAGATTCCACAGCTGGAAGCAGCTGTTGCTCGAGGTGACCTGCCTCCGACTCTGGCGGCTGCACAACTACTTGATCTCTTTTTGAAGCAGGATTAA
- a CDS encoding GxxExxY protein, translating into MNANERKFIDETARKVIGAAYEVSNHLGSGFLEKVYERALAQELNAQGIKQKTQVPMTVSYKGQDIGNYVADMLVEERLLVELKCVDAFSDQHIAQCLNYLKASGFNICLLINFQKPRVEWRRVVNNF; encoded by the coding sequence ATGAACGCGAATGAACGCAAATTTATTGACGAGACGGCGAGAAAGGTAATAGGTGCAGCCTATGAGGTTTCAAACCACCTTGGCAGTGGATTTCTGGAAAAGGTGTACGAGAGAGCACTTGCGCAAGAGTTGAATGCTCAGGGTATAAAACAAAAAACTCAGGTGCCGATGACAGTCAGCTATAAAGGTCAAGACATCGGGAATTATGTAGCGGATATGCTAGTGGAAGAGAGGCTTTTAGTGGAACTTAAGTGTGTGGATGCCTTTTCAGACCAACATATAGCACAGTGTCTTAACTACCTAAAAGCAAGCGGATTTAACATCTGCTTGCTGATCAATTTCCAAAAGCCAAGGGTTGAATGGAGAAGGGTTGTAAATAATTTTTAA
- a CDS encoding acetyl/propionyl/methylcrotonyl-CoA carboxylase subunit alpha: protein MFKKILIANRGEIACRVMKSARKMGIKSVAVYSDADRDALHVQMADEAVHIGASASAESYLVMERIIQACKDSGAEAVHPGYGFLSENSDFCEALEKEGIAFIGPATLAINSMGDKITSKLLAEKAGVNVIPGYTDVVRDTAHAVEIAAGVGYPVMLKASAGGGGKGMRVAWNEAECRDGFERATNEARSSFGDERVFIEKFIEEPRHIEIQVMADTHGNIIYLNERECSIQRRHQKVIEEAPSPFIDEATRKAMGEQAVQLARAVNYRSAGTVEFIVDAHRNFYFLEMNTRLQVEHPVTEYITGLDLVELMIRVANGELLPLKQEDVQLNGWAMETRVYAEDPFRNFLPSIGRLIHYQPPTGEGVRVDTGVYEGGEVSMFYDPMIAKLVTYGEDRSEAIERMQGALDAYYIRGVQHNISFLNALMVHPRFLEGRLTTNFIADEYPDGFNSADVPQDDPAKAVAVAAMVNRSYMDRAARLSGQLPGYERHVGNEWAVVINGEIHQVTAKTSAAGHEVEYEGKSYRLMTDWELGEPLFRATINDEAVCFQVERSGLWLTLTYRGNVTRALVMSPRAAELHALMPEKVAADMSKYLLSPMPGLLVKVAVSEGQNVKAGEELVVIEAMKMENVLRAEQDGVVAKINAEVGESLAVDQVIIEFE, encoded by the coding sequence ATGTTCAAAAAAATACTGATAGCAAACCGTGGCGAGATCGCCTGTCGTGTAATGAAGAGTGCCCGCAAGATGGGTATCAAGAGTGTGGCGGTCTACTCCGATGCGGACAGGGACGCCCTCCATGTACAGATGGCCGATGAGGCGGTGCATATCGGTGCATCCGCTTCTGCTGAGAGCTACCTGGTGATGGAGCGCATTATCCAGGCGTGTAAGGATAGTGGTGCCGAGGCGGTCCATCCAGGCTACGGTTTTCTCTCCGAGAACTCCGATTTCTGCGAGGCGCTGGAGAAGGAGGGGATCGCCTTTATCGGCCCCGCCACTCTCGCCATCAACAGCATGGGTGACAAGATCACCTCCAAACTGCTGGCGGAGAAGGCTGGGGTCAATGTGATACCCGGCTACACCGATGTGGTGCGTGATACAGCCCATGCGGTGGAGATCGCCGCCGGGGTGGGTTATCCGGTGATGCTTAAGGCCTCCGCCGGTGGCGGTGGTAAGGGGATGCGGGTGGCCTGGAACGAGGCTGAGTGCCGTGACGGTTTCGAGCGCGCCACCAACGAGGCGCGCTCCAGCTTTGGCGATGAGCGTGTCTTTATCGAGAAGTTTATTGAAGAGCCGCGCCATATCGAGATCCAGGTGATGGCCGACACCCACGGCAACATCATCTACCTCAATGAGCGTGAGTGCTCCATCCAGCGCCGTCACCAGAAGGTGATCGAAGAGGCCCCCTCTCCCTTTATTGATGAGGCGACGCGCAAGGCGATGGGTGAGCAGGCGGTACAACTGGCCCGGGCGGTGAATTACCGTAGCGCCGGTACCGTTGAGTTTATTGTCGATGCCCACCGCAACTTCTACTTTCTGGAGATGAACACCCGCCTGCAGGTGGAGCATCCGGTGACCGAATACATAACCGGCCTCGACCTGGTGGAGCTGATGATCCGTGTCGCCAACGGTGAGTTGCTCCCGCTGAAGCAGGAGGATGTGCAGTTAAACGGTTGGGCCATGGAGACCCGGGTCTATGCCGAGGATCCCTTCCGTAACTTCCTCCCCTCCATAGGCCGGTTGATCCACTATCAGCCACCGACGGGTGAAGGGGTGAGGGTGGATACCGGCGTCTATGAGGGCGGTGAGGTCTCCATGTTCTACGATCCGATGATCGCCAAGCTGGTGACCTATGGAGAAGATCGCAGCGAGGCGATTGAACGTATGCAGGGGGCGTTGGATGCCTATTACATCCGCGGTGTACAGCATAACATCAGCTTTCTCAATGCGCTGATGGTGCATCCCCGTTTCCTTGAGGGACGCCTGACTACCAACTTTATCGCCGACGAATACCCCGACGGTTTCAACTCCGCCGATGTACCACAGGACGATCCCGCCAAAGCCGTGGCTGTTGCCGCCATGGTTAATCGTAGCTATATGGACAGGGCCGCCCGCCTCAGTGGACAGTTACCCGGTTACGAGCGCCACGTCGGTAATGAGTGGGCGGTGGTTATCAATGGTGAGATCCACCAAGTGACCGCAAAAACTTCAGCTGCCGGCCACGAGGTTGAGTATGAGGGTAAGAGTTATCGTCTGATGACGGATTGGGAGCTGGGAGAGCCGCTGTTTCGCGCCACCATTAATGATGAAGCTGTCTGCTTTCAGGTGGAGCGTAGTGGCCTTTGGCTGACACTCACCTATCGCGGTAATGTAACCCGTGCATTGGTGATGAGTCCCCGTGCCGCCGAACTCCACGCGCTGATGCCCGAAAAAGTGGCGGCCGATATGTCAAAATACCTCCTCTCGCCCATGCCCGGCCTGTTGGTCAAAGTGGCGGTAAGCGAAGGCCAGAATGTGAAAGCAGGTGAAGAGCTGGTAGTGATCGAAGCGATGAAGATGGAGAATGTCCTGCGCGCCGAACAGGATGGCGTGGTGGCCAAGATCAATGCCGAAGTGGGTGAAAGCCTGGCGGTTGATCAGGTGATTATTGAGTTTGAGTAG
- a CDS encoding nitrate- and nitrite sensing domain-containing protein, with protein sequence MFSRLKDITCGIKIRQLLLLVLGLLSLIAISAIAWNGIHLYWQQAETHRMVLVNDLADRSLRVTSELAIERGLTATLLASGQEYSATHDRLAAQRLKVDTHSNHFIRLAKQLAKNYADPSMIGSLKILDKLRQRISELRKEVDGAFGNAITVRLRNRWMRSMTLYITQVANLRHYFMAPTMEKEHAERYSYLIREAFFTISEYAGLERATVGQAIAANRSFRETELVDLEKYREHIAINEERLETALQYYQETREIKAAREQLEVIFHGRYAALLERIHAASKTHSQYPVSALEWFAEATSAINSILGYSHAVSLRNSRDIFSIKTRADHSVLALWGTVLLVGIAFLSAFFITYRRILTPLGQMEQAAKIIGSGDFSQPIHIDATDEFGKVGESFEAMRINLLSDRKQRELAEQQLRMLYHAVEQSVNSVIITDFDGITEYVNPRFEQTTGYRQSEVVGHKFNLLSSGRTPAEVYRRMWSTIKKGGVWEGELHNRKKDG encoded by the coding sequence TTGTTCAGCCGTCTGAAAGATATTACCTGCGGCATTAAGATCCGCCAGTTATTGCTGCTGGTCTTGGGCCTGTTGAGCCTAATTGCCATCTCGGCAATTGCCTGGAACGGTATCCATTTGTATTGGCAGCAGGCCGAAACCCACCGCATGGTGCTGGTTAATGATTTAGCCGACCGGTCACTGCGGGTTACTTCAGAACTCGCTATAGAGCGTGGATTGACGGCCACACTGTTGGCATCCGGCCAAGAGTATTCCGCAACACATGATCGATTGGCAGCACAGCGGCTCAAGGTTGATACTCATAGCAACCACTTTATCCGCTTGGCAAAACAGCTGGCTAAGAATTACGCTGATCCCTCCATGATTGGCAGTCTCAAAATATTAGATAAACTGCGGCAACGCATCAGTGAGTTGCGCAAAGAGGTGGATGGTGCATTCGGCAATGCCATCACCGTGCGGTTGCGCAATCGATGGATGCGGTCTATGACCCTGTATATTACTCAGGTTGCAAATCTTCGTCACTACTTTATGGCACCTACCATGGAGAAGGAGCATGCTGAACGCTACAGCTATCTGATTAGGGAGGCATTTTTCACTATCAGCGAATATGCGGGTCTGGAGCGGGCAACTGTTGGCCAGGCCATAGCAGCTAATCGGTCATTCCGCGAAACAGAACTTGTAGATCTTGAAAAGTACCGTGAGCATATCGCCATCAACGAAGAGAGGCTGGAAACTGCACTGCAGTATTACCAGGAAACCAGGGAGATCAAGGCGGCCCGTGAGCAGCTAGAGGTGATTTTTCACGGTCGATACGCAGCATTGCTCGAACGTATCCATGCAGCCAGCAAAACCCATAGCCAGTACCCCGTCTCAGCATTGGAGTGGTTCGCCGAAGCTACCAGCGCCATTAACTCGATATTGGGATACTCCCATGCTGTAAGCCTCAGAAACAGTCGCGATATATTCTCAATCAAAACCAGGGCAGATCATTCGGTATTGGCTCTATGGGGTACCGTGTTGCTTGTGGGTATTGCTTTTTTGAGTGCCTTTTTTATTACCTACCGTCGTATATTGACTCCGCTGGGCCAGATGGAACAGGCTGCTAAAATTATCGGCAGCGGCGATTTCTCACAACCTATTCACATAGATGCAACGGATGAATTTGGTAAAGTCGGTGAGAGCTTCGAAGCGATGCGCATCAATCTGCTGAGTGATCGCAAACAACGGGAGTTGGCTGAGCAACAGCTACGCATGCTTTATCACGCTGTGGAGCAGAGTGTCAACTCCGTTATAATAACCGATTTCGACGGCATCACAGAGTATGTTAACCCCCGCTTTGAACAAACCACAGGATATCGGCAGAGTGAAGTCGTAGGTCATAAGTTCAATCTGCTCAGCTCCGGCAGAACCCCCGCTGAGGTCTACCGGAGGATGTGGAGCACCATCAAAAAAGGTGGGGTATGGGAAGGTGAGCTACATAACCGTAAGAAGGATGGGTGA
- a CDS encoding sulfur globule family protein — protein sequence MMGWGDGNGSGNFGFNMSSSASGNGSGYGNNRYNGYNGYNGYGYGGAPLRLRCSWWLRWSCLVMVSYSQIWCLTS from the coding sequence ATGATGGGATGGGGTGACGGCAACGGTTCTGGTAACTTCGGTTTCAACATGAGTTCATCAGCCAGCGGCAATGGTTCCGGCTACGGAAACAACCGTTACAATGGCTACAATGGCTATAACGGCTACGGTTACGGTGGCGCACCTCTACGGCTACGGTGCTCCTGGTGGTTACGGTGGTCCTGCCTGGTTATGGTGAGTTATAGTCAAATCTGGTGTTTAACCAGTTGA